One genomic window of Chloroflexota bacterium includes the following:
- a CDS encoding anaerobic glycerol-3-phosphate dehydrogenase subunit C, translated as MPLKHKLDVHNPEFWDESSLLQEERRQFDVCHGCRLCFNFCPAFPTLFDLTDSVDGEFKQITRDDLRPVEDQCYQCKLCYIRCPYTPPHELNLDVPRLFARARLVNAKKEGVGIREHLLANTDLVGKFGSMTAPMANMGNGVRPIRFVMEKVAGVHRDATLPKFASRTFASWWRRNGAKLNAKVSAEAKKVAFFYTCTLNYNDPAIAIASVEVLAHNNIRVQVGEQQCCGMPYLDVGALEQTEKKLKFNVEHLAKLVREGYDVIAPQPTCGYMLKKEYPLLDESAEAKLVAEHTFDIAEYLWKLRPSGGLKTDFRNKIGKIAYHVPCHTRAQFMGQKSADLMELIPGAEVERIEKCSAHDGTWGVKKASHKVSLHYGQKLFADMKESEADLYVSDCPLAANQVQHGTGKRPVHPMHVLKTAYGI; from the coding sequence ATGCCGCTCAAACACAAGCTCGATGTCCACAACCCTGAGTTCTGGGACGAATCGTCTCTCCTGCAGGAGGAGCGCCGCCAGTTCGATGTCTGCCACGGCTGTCGCCTCTGCTTCAACTTCTGCCCGGCCTTCCCCACGCTCTTTGACCTGACGGACTCCGTGGATGGGGAGTTCAAGCAGATCACCAGGGATGACCTGCGGCCCGTCGAGGACCAGTGCTATCAGTGCAAGCTCTGCTACATCCGGTGCCCCTACACGCCGCCGCACGAGCTGAACCTGGATGTGCCCCGGCTCTTCGCAAGGGCGCGGCTGGTGAACGCGAAGAAAGAGGGCGTGGGCATCCGGGAGCACCTGCTGGCGAACACGGACCTTGTGGGGAAGTTCGGCAGCATGACGGCGCCGATGGCCAACATGGGGAACGGCGTGCGCCCCATCCGCTTCGTGATGGAGAAGGTTGCGGGAGTCCATCGTGACGCCACGCTTCCGAAGTTCGCCTCCCGGACCTTCGCCTCCTGGTGGCGCAGGAACGGCGCGAAGCTGAACGCCAAGGTGAGCGCGGAGGCCAAGAAGGTCGCCTTCTTTTACACCTGCACCCTGAACTACAACGACCCGGCTATCGCCATCGCCTCCGTGGAAGTACTGGCGCACAACAACATCCGCGTGCAGGTAGGCGAGCAGCAGTGCTGCGGCATGCCGTACCTGGACGTGGGAGCGCTGGAGCAGACGGAGAAGAAATTGAAGTTCAACGTGGAGCACCTGGCAAAGCTCGTGCGCGAGGGGTATGACGTCATCGCGCCGCAGCCGACGTGCGGCTACATGCTGAAGAAGGAGTACCCGTTGCTGGACGAATCGGCGGAGGCGAAACTGGTGGCGGAGCACACCTTCGATATCGCGGAATACTTGTGGAAGCTCCGCCCAAGCGGCGGGCTGAAGACGGACTTCCGAAACAAGATAGGGAAGATCGCCTACCATGTGCCGTGCCACACGCGGGCGCAGTTCATGGGGCAGAAGAGCGCGGACCTGATGGAGCTTATCCCCGGCGCGGAGGTGGAGCGCATCGAGAAGTGCTCAGCCCACGACGGCACCTGGGGCGTGAAGAAGGCTTCGCACAAGGTCTCGCTCCACTACGGCCAAAAGCTCTTCGCCGATATGAAGGAGTCCGAAGCGGACCTGTATGTGAGCGATTGCCCACTGGCCGCAAACCAGGTGCAGCACGGGACGGGCAAGCGGCCGGTCCACCCGATGCACGTGTTGAAGACGGCGTATGGGATATAA
- a CDS encoding rubrerythrin encodes MAKSLKGSKSFDNLKGAFAGESQANRRYLYFARQADIEGYPDIGGLFRDTAEAETGHAFGHLDYLKSVGDPATGESIGNTEKNLKAAVAGETYEFSEMYPGFAKTARTEGFAELAEWFETLARAEKSHAGRFGQGLKKISGKEPSEAI; translated from the coding sequence ATGGCAAAGTCACTAAAAGGCAGCAAGAGCTTTGACAACCTCAAGGGCGCGTTTGCCGGGGAGTCCCAGGCGAACCGCCGCTACCTCTACTTCGCGCGGCAGGCGGACATCGAAGGCTACCCGGACATCGGCGGCCTCTTCCGCGATACGGCCGAGGCGGAGACGGGCCATGCCTTCGGCCACCTGGACTACCTGAAGAGCGTGGGCGACCCGGCCACTGGGGAGTCCATCGGCAATACGGAGAAGAACCTGAAGGCCGCGGTGGCAGGCGAGACCTACGAGTTCAGCGAGATGTACCCCGGCTTCGCCAAGACGGCGCGGACGGAGGGCTTTGCTGAACTGGCCGAGTGGTTCGAGACGCTGGCCCGCGCCGAGAAGTCGCACGCCGGACGCTTCGGCCAGGGACTGAAGAAGATTTCGGGCAAGGAGCCCTCGGAGGCGATCTAA
- a CDS encoding CoA transferase, whose amino-acid sequence MSHVLDGIKVLDLASMWAGPAASMHLGDQGAEVIKIEPPEGDTSRRLFTHPKLGNESPSFLVVNRNKRGMALDLGKAEGRAVAKRLASQTDVLIHNYRPGVAKRLGLDYEELSRENKRLIYVELTAYGKEGPHAKRAGYDLLIQAQSGMLHRRLPDGTPLSSGVWVADCSTPMLIAYGVVLALIERSRTGKGQKVETSLLQAAIAMQMVDLVKPEAEEGVQRAPMTQSVFGMYRCQDGQWIIPVALSEKEWVKLCKALDLEHLTKDPAFASAQLRADNNQQLLEILIETFASKPRDEWLKRLEEHDVPCAPVVEREQVPTQPQVVANGMMTEISHPTAGRTLMMSPAVRLSRNPPSIRRHSPMQGQHTEEVLREAGYTAKAIEELRRKGALGKV is encoded by the coding sequence ATGAGCCACGTTCTTGACGGGATCAAAGTCCTTGACCTTGCCTCTATGTGGGCGGGGCCTGCCGCCTCCATGCACCTGGGCGACCAGGGGGCGGAGGTCATCAAGATCGAGCCGCCTGAGGGAGACACCTCGCGACGGCTGTTCACACACCCGAAACTGGGCAATGAGAGCCCGTCATTCCTGGTGGTGAACCGGAACAAGCGCGGCATGGCGCTGGACCTAGGAAAGGCGGAGGGACGAGCAGTGGCGAAGCGCCTGGCCTCCCAGACGGACGTGCTGATCCACAACTACCGGCCTGGAGTGGCCAAGCGCCTGGGCCTGGACTACGAAGAGCTTTCCCGGGAGAACAAGAGGCTCATCTACGTTGAGCTGACGGCTTACGGCAAAGAGGGGCCGCATGCCAAGCGCGCCGGGTACGATCTTCTTATCCAGGCGCAGAGCGGGATGCTGCACCGCCGCCTGCCCGATGGAACGCCGCTCTCCTCCGGCGTGTGGGTGGCCGATTGCTCGACGCCGATGCTCATCGCGTACGGGGTGGTGCTGGCGCTCATCGAGCGGAGCCGGACGGGGAAGGGGCAGAAGGTGGAGACCTCGCTGCTGCAGGCGGCGATCGCGATGCAGATGGTGGACCTGGTGAAGCCGGAGGCGGAGGAGGGCGTGCAGCGCGCGCCGATGACGCAATCGGTCTTTGGGATGTATCGGTGCCAGGACGGCCAGTGGATCATCCCCGTGGCGCTGAGCGAGAAAGAATGGGTGAAGCTGTGCAAGGCGCTGGACCTGGAGCATCTGACCAAGGATCCGGCCTTCGCCTCGGCACAACTCCGGGCGGACAACAACCAGCAGCTGCTGGAGATCCTCATAGAGACGTTCGCGTCCAAGCCCCGGGACGAGTGGCTGAAGCGCCTGGAGGAGCACGACGTGCCGTGCGCGCCCGTGGTGGAGCGGGAGCAGGTGCCCACCCAGCCGCAGGTGGTGGCGAACGGCATGATGACGGAGATCAGCCACCCGACGGCAGGGCGCACGCTGATGATGAGCCCTGCGGTGCGGCTTTCACGGAATCCGCCGTCCATCCGCAGGCACTCCCCCATGCAGGGACAGCACACAGAAGAGGTACTGCGGGAGGCAGGGTACACGGCCAAGGCGATAGAGGAGTTACGAAGGAAGGGGGCGCTGGGGAAGGTCTAG
- a CDS encoding LLM class flavin-dependent oxidoreductase has protein sequence MKFGLLFELQVPKPWNARSDFEIFHQAADQAVLAEQMGFEYIWAVEHHFLEQFAHCAAPEVWLGHLSARTSAVRLGFGVILTERQINHPVRIAERVAVLDIMSNGRVDWRTGRASNPYQLEPFGVNLGETRQEWEEVIEIVPKMWTQNTFSHKGRFWDIHERNVVPKPIQKPHPPVWVAAQQPATFDLAGRKGIGALCFAVGVPGELEERIKSYKKAIETAPEQVGLVKNNHCATFTIAYCDESDQAARELAGPQAMWYLDTIEGIYGPVWKAKNLSEVPDSYKWHATNNTPGEQTMTKVGKDYNTFINNGSFAIGNPDNMIKTLEGYEAAGADQVILFMQAGRMSHDKLMRSLKLIGKYVLPHFQEKAKKKQAAKAAR, from the coding sequence ATGAAATTCGGATTGCTCTTTGAGCTGCAGGTGCCCAAACCTTGGAACGCGCGCAGCGACTTCGAGATATTCCACCAGGCCGCCGATCAAGCCGTTCTCGCCGAGCAGATGGGCTTCGAGTACATCTGGGCCGTCGAGCATCACTTCCTGGAGCAGTTCGCCCATTGCGCCGCCCCCGAAGTCTGGCTCGGCCACCTCTCCGCGCGCACCAGCGCCGTCCGCCTCGGCTTCGGCGTCATCCTCACTGAGCGCCAGATCAACCACCCGGTGCGCATCGCCGAGCGCGTTGCCGTGCTGGACATCATGTCCAACGGCCGTGTGGACTGGCGAACCGGGCGCGCCTCTAACCCCTACCAGCTTGAGCCCTTCGGCGTGAACCTCGGCGAGACGCGCCAGGAGTGGGAAGAGGTTATCGAGATTGTGCCCAAGATGTGGACCCAGAACACCTTCAGCCACAAAGGCCGCTTCTGGGACATCCACGAGCGGAACGTCGTCCCCAAGCCCATCCAGAAGCCGCACCCGCCCGTCTGGGTCGCGGCCCAGCAGCCCGCCACTTTTGATCTCGCGGGCCGCAAGGGCATAGGCGCCCTCTGCTTCGCGGTGGGCGTGCCTGGAGAGCTGGAAGAGCGCATCAAGTCGTACAAAAAGGCCATCGAAACGGCGCCGGAGCAGGTCGGCCTGGTGAAGAACAACCACTGCGCTACCTTCACCATCGCCTATTGCGATGAGAGCGACCAGGCGGCCCGCGAGCTGGCCGGGCCCCAGGCCATGTGGTATCTCGATACTATCGAAGGCATCTACGGCCCGGTGTGGAAGGCCAAGAACCTCAGCGAAGTGCCCGATAGCTATAAGTGGCACGCCACCAACAATACCCCCGGCGAGCAGACGATGACCAAAGTCGGCAAGGACTACAACACCTTCATTAACAACGGCTCCTTCGCCATCGGCAACCCGGACAATATGATCAAGACGCTCGAAGGCTATGAGGCCGCCGGCGCCGACCAGGTGATCCTTTTCATGCAGGCTGGGCGCATGTCCCATGACAAGCTGATGCGATCCCTCAAGCTCATCGGGAAATACGTCCTGCCGCACTTCCAGGAGAAGGCGAAAAAGAAGCAGGCGGCCAAGGCCGCGCGGTAA